From one Meles meles chromosome 18, mMelMel3.1 paternal haplotype, whole genome shotgun sequence genomic stretch:
- the CD300A gene encoding CMRF35-like molecule 8 isoform X1, with translation MTRQVRVPWLSWALLLLWVPGCWSLRVPISVMGTVGGSVSVKCQYEKEFRDNAKYWCRSPCVWTMVKTKRADREVRKGRVSIRDHPANLTFTVTLESLTEDDAGTYQCGIDTSVLQGYLLDLTFPVVLSVDPATTPAPPLSIAVTQMSTTTAKITTAPSPPSSAAPTSVGATCSASSQEEFPPSQGRGLQVLLSLFAFLLLLLGGSLLLAWRMVRRRVKSGENPKQLQSPSQQGEPYYANLELQTWPLREEPMHPRQPEVEYSTVKAPREEPYYSTVVFDFQSGDSTANSIRSQRTLEEETQYSVIKKI, from the exons GTTGTTGGTCTCTGCGTGTCCCCATCTCCGTGATGGGCACCGTGGGGGGATCCGTGAGCGTGAAATGTCAGTACGAGAAGGAATTCAGAGACAATGCCAAGTACTGGTGCAGGAGCCCATGTGTGTGGACTATGGTAAAGACCAAAAGGGCAGACAGAGAAGTGAGGAAGGGCCGTGTGTCCATCAGGGACCATCCTGCAAACCTCACCTTCACAGTGACCTTGGAGAGCCTCACAGAGGATGATGCCGGGACATACCAGTGCGGGATCGATACATCAGTCCTCCAAGGATATTTGCTCGACCTCACCTTCCCAGTTGTGTTGTCTGTGGATCCAG CAACAACGCCTGCCCCACCTCTCAGCATCGCTGTAACCCAAATGTCAACAACCACAGCTAAAATTACGACTGCGCCGTCCCCACCCTCCTCCGCTGCCCCGACCTCCGTGGGAGCCACCTGCAGTGCAAGCAGCCAGGAGGAGTTCCCGCCCAGCCAGGGCCGGGG GCTCCAAGTTCTCCTCTCCTTGTTCGCatttctgctgcttctgctggGGGGCAGCTTGCTGCTGGCCTGGAGGATGGTCCGCAGACGGGTCAAAT CTGGTGAGAATCCAAAGCAACTGCAGTCCCCCAGTCAG CAAGGGGAGCCCTACTATGCGAATCTGGAGCTGCAGACGTGGCCCCTTCGGGAAGAGCCCATGCACCCGAGGCAGCCAGAGGTGGAATACAGCACAGTG aagGCTCCCAGGGAAGAACCTTACTACTCGACCGTGGTATTTGACTTCCAGAGTGGGGACTCTACGGCCAACAGCATCCGCTCCCAGAGGACCCTGGAGGAGGAGACACAGTACAGCGTGATTAAGAAGATATAA
- the CD300A gene encoding CMRF35-like molecule 8 isoform X2, with protein sequence MTRQVRVPWLSWALLLLWVPGCWSLRVPISVMGTVGGSVSVKCQYEKEFRDNAKYWCRSPCVWTMVKTKRADREVRKGRVSIRDHPANLTFTVTLESLTEDDAGTYQCGIDTSVLQGYLLDLTFPVVLSVDPAKITTAPSPPSSAAPTSVGATCSASSQEEFPPSQGRGLQVLLSLFAFLLLLLGGSLLLAWRMVRRRVKSGENPKQLQSPSQQGEPYYANLELQTWPLREEPMHPRQPEVEYSTVKAPREEPYYSTVVFDFQSGDSTANSIRSQRTLEEETQYSVIKKI encoded by the exons GTTGTTGGTCTCTGCGTGTCCCCATCTCCGTGATGGGCACCGTGGGGGGATCCGTGAGCGTGAAATGTCAGTACGAGAAGGAATTCAGAGACAATGCCAAGTACTGGTGCAGGAGCCCATGTGTGTGGACTATGGTAAAGACCAAAAGGGCAGACAGAGAAGTGAGGAAGGGCCGTGTGTCCATCAGGGACCATCCTGCAAACCTCACCTTCACAGTGACCTTGGAGAGCCTCACAGAGGATGATGCCGGGACATACCAGTGCGGGATCGATACATCAGTCCTCCAAGGATATTTGCTCGACCTCACCTTCCCAGTTGTGTTGTCTGTGGATCCAG CTAAAATTACGACTGCGCCGTCCCCACCCTCCTCCGCTGCCCCGACCTCCGTGGGAGCCACCTGCAGTGCAAGCAGCCAGGAGGAGTTCCCGCCCAGCCAGGGCCGGGG GCTCCAAGTTCTCCTCTCCTTGTTCGCatttctgctgcttctgctggGGGGCAGCTTGCTGCTGGCCTGGAGGATGGTCCGCAGACGGGTCAAAT CTGGTGAGAATCCAAAGCAACTGCAGTCCCCCAGTCAG CAAGGGGAGCCCTACTATGCGAATCTGGAGCTGCAGACGTGGCCCCTTCGGGAAGAGCCCATGCACCCGAGGCAGCCAGAGGTGGAATACAGCACAGTG aagGCTCCCAGGGAAGAACCTTACTACTCGACCGTGGTATTTGACTTCCAGAGTGGGGACTCTACGGCCAACAGCATCCGCTCCCAGAGGACCCTGGAGGAGGAGACACAGTACAGCGTGATTAAGAAGATATAA
- the CD300A gene encoding CMRF35-like molecule 8 isoform X3: MSVREGIQRQCQVLVQEPMCVDYVTLESLTEDDAGTYQCGIDTSVLQGYLLDLTFPVVLSVDPATTPAPPLSIAVTQMSTTTAKITTAPSPPSSAAPTSVGATCSASSQEEFPPSQGRGLQVLLSLFAFLLLLLGGSLLLAWRMVRRRVKSGENPKQLQSPSQQGEPYYANLELQTWPLREEPMHPRQPEVEYSTVKAPREEPYYSTVVFDFQSGDSTANSIRSQRTLEEETQYSVIKKI; this comes from the exons ATGTCAGTACGAGAAGGAATTCAGAGACAATGCCAAGTACTGGTGCAGGAGCCCATGTGTGTGGACTATG TGACCTTGGAGAGCCTCACAGAGGATGATGCCGGGACATACCAGTGCGGGATCGATACATCAGTCCTCCAAGGATATTTGCTCGACCTCACCTTCCCAGTTGTGTTGTCTGTGGATCCAG CAACAACGCCTGCCCCACCTCTCAGCATCGCTGTAACCCAAATGTCAACAACCACAGCTAAAATTACGACTGCGCCGTCCCCACCCTCCTCCGCTGCCCCGACCTCCGTGGGAGCCACCTGCAGTGCAAGCAGCCAGGAGGAGTTCCCGCCCAGCCAGGGCCGGGG GCTCCAAGTTCTCCTCTCCTTGTTCGCatttctgctgcttctgctggGGGGCAGCTTGCTGCTGGCCTGGAGGATGGTCCGCAGACGGGTCAAAT CTGGTGAGAATCCAAAGCAACTGCAGTCCCCCAGTCAG CAAGGGGAGCCCTACTATGCGAATCTGGAGCTGCAGACGTGGCCCCTTCGGGAAGAGCCCATGCACCCGAGGCAGCCAGAGGTGGAATACAGCACAGTG aagGCTCCCAGGGAAGAACCTTACTACTCGACCGTGGTATTTGACTTCCAGAGTGGGGACTCTACGGCCAACAGCATCCGCTCCCAGAGGACCCTGGAGGAGGAGACACAGTACAGCGTGATTAAGAAGATATAA